From a single Cyanobacteriota bacterium genomic region:
- a CDS encoding N-acetylmuramoyl-L-alanine amidase translates to MRRHFITLISWFLVSIIAVLLGSSVAWGTVNPRATYQPEPSVASSKAYVAQQSMATLSSWQFDPRRHRLVFTTSQGVQPRARLLPNPSRLVIELPDVSLESDPVTQTIGGAYKSISVVQMDARVVQIVLELSPGYGLDPQRIQIRGSSPTEWSAQLPVPQVIAPAASVSSTGSPQGELAIVETVQLEGDRLLVQADRPLRYESGWDRSSTDYRIRIFNATISEQFRRPTLPADSPVAQIRLVQETPDTVVVFVKPAPGNRIGRIAQTRRGLLALEVGRTVGVQPPVIRFPRDPSSAPVGQFVVVIDPGHGGPDPGAIGIGGLREKDVVLPISQEVAALLEQQGIRAILTREDDRDLGLEPRVQLARQVNATIFVSIHANAISLSRPDVNGIETYYYDSGLRLAQVIHRNMIAATGSRDRGVRRARFYVLRRTTMPSVLLETGFVTGAEDAANLADPSFRSRIAAGIAQGILEYLR, encoded by the coding sequence ATGAGAAGGCATTTCATCACTCTGATTAGCTGGTTTCTAGTAAGCATAATCGCTGTGCTGCTCGGTTCGTCTGTCGCTTGGGGAACTGTTAACCCGCGCGCTACCTATCAGCCTGAACCGTCTGTTGCCAGTTCTAAGGCATACGTGGCCCAGCAGTCCATGGCTACCCTTTCATCGTGGCAGTTTGACCCACGCCGACATCGCCTAGTGTTTACCACCAGCCAGGGGGTACAACCACGAGCACGGCTACTCCCTAATCCTAGTCGTCTTGTGATTGAGTTGCCTGATGTTAGCCTAGAAAGTGATCCAGTGACACAGACGATCGGTGGAGCATACAAATCCATCAGTGTGGTGCAAATGGATGCTCGGGTGGTTCAGATTGTCCTGGAATTGTCACCTGGGTATGGGTTAGATCCACAACGGATCCAAATCCGAGGGAGTAGCCCAACCGAGTGGTCAGCACAACTACCTGTTCCCCAGGTGATTGCACCAGCGGCTTCTGTAAGTTCTACAGGCAGCCCCCAGGGAGAGTTGGCGATCGTTGAAACGGTACAACTGGAGGGCGATCGACTACTCGTACAGGCTGATCGGCCTCTGCGCTATGAAAGCGGTTGGGATCGCAGCTCAACCGACTATCGCATCCGCATCTTCAATGCCACTATTTCTGAGCAATTTCGCCGCCCTACACTCCCAGCCGATAGTCCCGTTGCCCAAATTCGACTGGTGCAAGAAACACCGGATACGGTTGTTGTGTTTGTGAAGCCAGCGCCTGGTAACCGCATAGGACGGATTGCTCAGACTCGTCGTGGTCTATTGGCTCTAGAGGTAGGGCGCACAGTAGGTGTCCAACCACCAGTAATCAGGTTTCCCCGAGATCCATCGTCAGCACCCGTTGGTCAGTTTGTGGTGGTAATTGATCCAGGGCATGGTGGCCCAGATCCAGGGGCTATTGGCATTGGTGGCCTGCGGGAAAAAGATGTGGTGCTGCCCATTTCCCAAGAGGTGGCGGCTCTGCTGGAGCAACAGGGAATCCGAGCAATCCTAACACGGGAGGACGATCGTGATCTTGGCCTAGAGCCTAGGGTACAGCTTGCTCGCCAGGTGAATGCCACAATATTCGTCAGCATCCACGCTAACGCCATTAGTCTCAGCCGTCCCGATGTGAATGGCATTGAAACCTACTACTATGATTCTGGTCTCAGACTAGCTCAAGTGATCCACCGCAACATGATAGCGGCTACAGGTTCCCGCGATCGGGGTGTGCGGCGTGCCCGGTTCTACGTTCTTCGCCGTACAACGATGCCTTCAGTACTCCTAGAAACTGGCTTTGTCACAGGAGCCGAAGATGCTGCTAATCTAGCGGATCCCAGCTTCCGGAGCCGTATCGCTGCTGGCATTGCCCAAGGTATTCTGGAATACTTACGCTGA
- a CDS encoding peptidoglycan DD-metalloendopeptidase family protein translates to MNIHSTVGVVSTPKALWLMLWRGLKVWLGSWIMVVGMLLGTWPALAVPQGIASSLMGGASISPPVLLQAGISGAIEDLVRQQQQLENQRQNLAKERDRLQNLETEASRTLNTLQTTVQDKTRQIQAQEAQKAKAEEQLRVLQKELAIATDRYQRHQLATVARLQFLQRQQRTWGWATLLQSQNLNEFLDRRYQLRLLYEHDRQMLAQLTREAKAIEEKKLRVEAQKNQIILLTQQLMAQRAQASQQAAYQKSVISRLQNDRLALEAAEDRLAADSNNLAALIQQKIAEQRARESYGAVIIRGTGQLSFPSDGALTSYFGWRVHPILGYERFHSGIDFAADYGSPIRAADNGYVIFAGWYGGYGNAVILDHGNGISTLYGHAEELLVAEGQYVQRGQVIATVGSTGLSTGPHLHFEVRQGGEPVDPMAFL, encoded by the coding sequence ATGAACATACATAGCACTGTGGGGGTAGTATCAACACCCAAAGCCCTCTGGCTAATGCTTTGGCGCGGGCTAAAGGTTTGGCTGGGCAGTTGGATTATGGTAGTGGGGATGCTACTGGGAACTTGGCCAGCTCTAGCCGTGCCACAGGGCATTGCCAGTTCGCTGATGGGAGGAGCATCCATCTCTCCGCCAGTGTTGCTTCAGGCTGGGATTTCTGGTGCTATAGAGGATTTGGTGCGCCAACAGCAACAGCTAGAAAACCAGCGCCAAAATCTGGCTAAGGAGCGCGATCGCCTGCAAAATTTGGAGACTGAAGCTAGCCGTACCTTGAATACCCTGCAAACAACTGTGCAGGACAAAACTCGCCAGATTCAAGCCCAAGAGGCTCAAAAGGCAAAGGCTGAGGAACAACTGCGCGTCTTACAAAAAGAGCTAGCGATCGCGACAGACCGGTATCAGCGTCACCAGTTGGCAACAGTGGCTCGTCTGCAATTTCTTCAGCGTCAACAGCGCACCTGGGGTTGGGCAACCCTGTTGCAGAGTCAGAATCTTAACGAGTTTTTAGATCGTCGTTACCAGCTACGGTTGCTCTACGAGCACGATCGGCAGATGTTAGCGCAGCTTACCCGTGAAGCCAAGGCGATCGAGGAGAAAAAGTTGCGGGTCGAAGCTCAGAAAAATCAAATCATTCTTCTTACCCAACAGCTTATGGCTCAGCGTGCTCAGGCATCCCAGCAAGCAGCCTACCAAAAGTCTGTAATCAGTCGTCTTCAAAACGATCGCCTTGCCCTAGAAGCTGCTGAAGATCGCCTCGCCGCAGACTCCAATAACTTAGCTGCTCTCATTCAGCAAAAAATAGCCGAACAGCGTGCTCGCGAGTCCTATGGTGCTGTCATCATTCGGGGTACAGGACAACTTAGCTTCCCCAGTGATGGAGCGTTGACTAGCTACTTTGGTTGGCGGGTACACCCAATTTTGGGATACGAGCGCTTTCACTCTGGTATCGACTTTGCTGCTGACTATGGCAGCCCCATCCGAGCAGCCGACAATGGTTATGTAATCTTTGCAGGCTGGTATGGTGGTTATGGCAATGCTGTGATTCTCGACCATGGCAATGGCATCAGCACACTATATGGTCATGCTGAAGAACTGTTAGTCGCAGAGGGGCAGTATGTGCAGCGGGGACAGGTGATTGCCACTGTCGGTTCTACTGGCCTTTCGACGGGGCCACATTTGCACTTTGAGGTACGCCAAGGGGGAGAGCCAGTTGACCCCATGGCATTTTTATAA